A window of Citrus sinensis cultivar Valencia sweet orange chromosome 7, DVS_A1.0, whole genome shotgun sequence contains these coding sequences:
- the LOC102617226 gene encoding uncharacterized protein LOC102617226 isoform X1 has protein sequence MAATAAAATGGAPKLSHASSNSNRRRLDPSKKLTGSIKFLIKTPNHSSTSSIQRQFTTQASKDPQTEEQEESSIDDNAEDASTFEEDLSYLWKIGVGSFVGAAVIKYGSILFPEITRPNISLALVMISTPVVLAVWLLIKQSSSVKWKD, from the exons ATGGCAGCAACAGCAGCTGCTGCTACTGGTGGAGCACCAAAGCTCAGTCACGCAAGCTCAAACTCAAACCGTCGTCGTTTAGACCCATCAAAGAAGCTGACTGGCTCCATCAAATTCCTTATCAAAACCCCGAATCACTCATCCACGTCAAGCATCCAACGGCAGTTCACAACCCAAGCGTCTAAGGATCCCCAGACAGAAGAGCAAGAAGAGTCAAGCATCGATGATAATGCTGAAGATGCCTCCACCTTTGAG GAAGATCTGAGCTACTTGTGGAAAATAGGGGTTGGCTCTTTCGTTGGTGCCGCAGTGATCAAGTATGGAAGCATCCTTTTCCCAGAGATAACGAGGCCTAACATCTCGCTGGCTCTGGTTATGATATCAACTCCAGTTGTTCTGGCAGTGTGGCTTTTAATCAAGCAAAGCAGTTCAGTAAAATGGAAGgattaa
- the LOC102617226 gene encoding uncharacterized protein LOC102617226 isoform X2 produces the protein MAATAAAATGGAPKLSHASSNSNRRRLDPSKKLTGSIKFLIKTPNHSSTSSIQRQFTTQASKDPQTEEQEESSIDDNAEDASTFEATSSSGA, from the exons ATGGCAGCAACAGCAGCTGCTGCTACTGGTGGAGCACCAAAGCTCAGTCACGCAAGCTCAAACTCAAACCGTCGTCGTTTAGACCCATCAAAGAAGCTGACTGGCTCCATCAAATTCCTTATCAAAACCCCGAATCACTCATCCACGTCAAGCATCCAACGGCAGTTCACAACCCAAGCGTCTAAGGATCCCCAGACAGAAGAGCAAGAAGAGTCAAGCATCGATGATAATGCTGAAGATGCCTCCACCTTTGAG GCCACCTCAAGCTCGGGTGCTTAA
- the LOC102617708 gene encoding uncharacterized protein LOC102617708, producing the protein MAVAVCGNKRSFFEDLPSSPPVSKRVRCGSASPSKFTPPPPPTTTAPQLLDRLRAFFPQLEPQLLERALEECNADLDSTIKKLNELCSRSDQERLGFKEELGTNSAAGEETAAASDSSSDPSGFPQNGAEWVELFVKEMMSATSMDDARARASRVLEILEKSIVARASDEAAQSFQKENATLKEQIETVIRENSILKRAVAIQHERQKDYENRNREVEYQKHMVSQYQEQLRTLEINNYALSMHLKQAQQSSSIPGRFHPDVF; encoded by the exons ATGGCCGTGGCTGTTTGCGGAAACAAACGATCGTTCTTTGAAGATCTTCCTTCTTCGCCTCCGGTTTCCAAGCGCGTCCGATGCGGCTCGGCTTCGCCGTCTAAGTTcacgccgccgccgccgccgacGACGACTGCGCCGCAACTCCTCGATCGGCTTCGAGCCTTTTTTCCTCAGCTCGAACCCcag CTTCTCGAGAGAGCTCTGGAAGAATGTAATGCTGATCTGGATTCTACAATCAAGAAGCTGAATGAACTTTGTTCACGGTCAGATCAGGAAAGGTTGGGCTTTAAGGAAGAATTGGGTACAAATTCTGCTGCAG GTGAAGAAACTGCCGCAGCTTCTGACTCTTCGTCAGATCCTAGCGGGTTTCCACAAAACGGTGCTGAATGGGTTGAGTTGTTTGTGAAAGAAATGATGAGTGCTACTAGTATGGATGATGCCAGAGCCCGTGCTTCAAGAGTGCTGGAGATTTTGGAAAAATCCATCGTGGCACGTGCTTCTGATGAGGCAGcccaaagttttcaaaag GAAAATGCAACACTGAAGGAGCAAATCGAAACTGTGATACGAGAGAATTCGATCCTGAAACGTGCGGTGGCTATTCAGCATGAACGCCAGAAAGACTATGAGAATCGAAACCGAGAAGTGGAATATCAGAAACATATGGTTTCTCAGTATCAGGAGCAGTTAAGGACTTTAGAGATAAACAACTATGCCTTGTCGATGCATTTGAAGCAGGCTCAGCAAAGCAGCTCTATTCCTGGACGTTTCCACCCTGATGTCttctaa
- the LOC102616916 gene encoding uncharacterized protein LOC102616916 produces MVSTATTLTLLPHPSLSFSHSSSSSFLAGGTHLRSHKNFAALTLSADSCPFGGSKLNSSNARSSTYRFGRSVVCASGDYYATLGVPKSASGKEIKAAYRKLARQYHPDVNKEPGATEKFKEISAAYEVLSDDKKRAMYDQYGEAGVKSTVGGGSSAYTTNPFDLFETFFGPSMGGFPGMNQTGFRTRRRSTVTKGEDLRYDIVLEFSESIFGAEKEFELSHLETCEVCTGTGAKMGSKMRICSTCGGRGQVMRTDQTPFGLFSQVSVCPSCGGEGEVISEYCRKCSGEGRIRLKKNIKVKVPPGVSTGSILRVVGEGDAGPRGGPPGDLYVYLDVEEIPGIQRDGIDLFSTISISYLDAIMGTVVKVKTVEGISELQVPPGTQPGDVLVLAKKGAPKLNKPSIRGDHLFTVKVTIPNRISAKERGLLEELASLRNTTGSRTRTLPKTQAATTTSPEASQVGTVAEKNEEPEDQNDPWKKLKDFAGSVANGALKWLKENL; encoded by the exons ATGGTTTCCACCGCAACGACTCTCACTCTCCTTCCCCATCCTTCTCTCAGCTTCTCCcattcttcatcttcttcgttCCTAGCTGGTGGGACCCACCTCAGGTCCCACAAGAACTTCGCTGCTTTGACGTTAAGTGCTGATTCTTGTCCTTTTGGAGGTTCGAAGTTGAATAGTAGTAATGCAAGATCCTCTACGTACCGTTTTGGCCGTTCGGTGGTTTGTGCTTCTGGGGATTACTACGCCACTCTTGGAGTCCCCAAGTCTGCCAGTGGCAAAGAGATTAAAGCGGCTTATCGAAAATTAGCTCGTCAG TACCACCCTGATGTCAACAAGGAACCTGGAGCAACAGAAAAGTTTAAGGAGATTAGTGCTGCCTATGAG GTGCTATCAGACGATAAAAAGAGGGCTATGTACGATCAATATGGTGAAGCTGGAGTCAAAAGCACTGTAGGCGGAGGATCAAGTGCTTATACG ACTAATCCTTTTGATCTGTTTGAGACGTTCTTTGGACCAAGTATGGGTGGTTTTCCTGGTATGAACCAAACTGGATTTAGAACACGCCGGCGTAGTACTGTTACCAAGGGTGAAGATTTACG TTATGACATTGTGTTGGAGTTTTCTGAGTCTATCTTTGGGgctgaaaaagaatttgagcTTTCCCACTTGGAAACATGTGAAGTTTGTACTGGTACTGGTGCAAAGATGGGCTCCAAGATGAGGATATGTTCAACTTGTGGTGGCAGGGGTCAAGTTATGAGAACTGATCAAACTCCGTTTGGCTTGTTTTCGCAG GTTTCTGTTTGTCCAAGTTGTGGTGGGGAGGGTGAAGTCATTTCTGAGTACTGTCGGAAATGCTCTGGTGAAGGACGAATacgtttaaagaaaaatattaaagtcaaAGTCCCTCCTGGAGTTAGCACAGGCAGCATTCTCAGGGTTGTTGGGGAAGGTGACGCTGGGCCGAGAGG GGGCCCTCCGGGAGATCTTTATGTATATCTTGATGTTGAAGAGATTCCAGGAATCCAAAGAGATGGTATAGATCTTTTCTCAACAATATCAATCAGTTATCTTGATGCCATAATGGGAACTGTGGTAAAG GTGAAGACAGTTGAAGGGATTTCTGAACTACAGGTTCCACCTGGTACTCAACCAGGTGATGTGCTAGTTCTGGCAAAGAAAGGTGCTCCAAAACTGAACAAGCCTTCTATACGTGGTGACCACTTATTTACAGTTAAAGTTACCATTCCAAATCGTATAAG TGCTAAGGAGCGCGGATTGCTTGAAGAACTTGCTTCTCTAAGAAACACCACTGGCAGCCGTACACGAACTCTGCCCAAAACTCAGGCAGCCA CCACTACAAGCCCAGAAGCAAGTCAGGTTGGTACTGTGGCcgagaaaaatgaagaaccaGAAGACCAGAATGACCCATGGAAGAAGTTAAAAGATTTTGCAGG GTCTGTTGCAAACGGAGCTCTAAAATGGCTGAAAGAGAATCTGTAG
- the LOC102616326 gene encoding PX domain-containing protein EREX — protein MNFYGNDLSLFGFTDFTDPLIPYNRRTLYDDDDGSDSNYDYGNSRSKAETPSRQSPPRHRHDGTSPLPFGMDWSTPPRKWDGRDTVWPHDPHTGWSYCVAVPSWTLLPNSKGSETVAFYRVQVGIQSPEGITTTWGILRRFSDFLNLLSELKKAFPKKEFPQPPPRKVLRVKSRTLLEERRSSLEDWMEKLLSDIDISRSAPVGTFLELEAAARSSFYDQQESDAHSSVTGLGPSLLQSNSDSSVIAGSSSVASDHGIDSPDQISETGTPTRGRNSFGDVGIGYPRHKVFAPRDSSIVGGDKPTEDTAKSKTLPGGEAELLHEPEYLRLDGHVRRPSTESVGSDLSSIRASEKSNFGVSNLFGDGSVNHPEGGETSRSMDAHISSDALFPRNSLLALPSDQRLKLNRVLNNMQQRLTAAKADTEDLLARLNQEVAVRQFLTTKVKDLEVELETTSENCKENMQQAVLNEKERFTQMQWDMEELRKQLLETQLKLKYEQDERARAESSKMSIIQENEMLLQELEVVREQLENLHKQHEESEVKSKTDVKLLVKEVKSLRSSQSEVKQELSRLMKEKLEVEGVLQKEKQRMEHADIANLKLLHECEILRNRLQECSVNFLSEEEDKLTVDTSSPSDAVDLLTTSDNRIGLLVAETQLLAQDIERSMTGLDKTCNANGSDRRSDDELRQMLTDIFIDNARLRMQVNTVIRCALNTYVKSDNDDGKEETPLRKTVLSRFLDR, from the exons atgaatttttacgGAAACGATCTCTCGCTTTTTGGTTTCACAGACTTCACCGATCCCCTCATTCCTTATAACCGGCGTACGCTATACGACGATGATGATGGCAGTGACAGTAATTATGATTACGGAAACAGTAGGAGTAAAGCTGAGACTCCGAGTCGCCAGAGTCCGCCGAGGCACCGCCACGACGGCACGTCGCCGTTGCCGTTTGGGATGGACTGGAGCACCCCTCCTCGCAAATGG GATGGAAGGGATACTGTTTGGCCACATGATCCTCATACAGGATGGAGTTATTGCGTGGCAGTGCCTTCTTGGACTCTCCTGCCAAACTCAAAAGGTTCAGAGACTGTGGCG TTTTACAGAGTTCAAGTTGGTATACAATCGCCAGAAGGGATCACAACTACCTGGGGGATATTGCGAAGATTTAGTGACTTCCTGAATTTACTTTCAGAA CTTAAAAAGGCTTTTCCCAAGAAAGAATTCCCTCAACCTCCTCCGAGGAAGGTCTTGAGAGTAAAAAGCAGAACACTGCTTGAAGAG CGAAGAAGTTCTTTGGAAGATTGGATGGAAAAACTTTTATCAGATATTGATATTTCTCGAAGTGCTCCAGTAGGAACATTTCTGGAGCTAGAAGCTGCTGCAAGGTCTT CATTCTATGATCAGCAAGAATCTGATGCACATTCTTCTGTAACTGGTTTGGGCCCCTCATTGTTACAAAGCAACTCAGATTCTTCTGTTATTGCTGGTAGTTCATCAGTTGCTTCAGATCATGGTATTGATTCTCCTGATCAGATTTCGGAGACTGGAACACCTACGCGTGGAAGAAATAGCTTTGGTGATGTTGGTATTGGGTATCCAAGGCATAAAGTGTTTGCCCCAAGAGATAGCAGTATTGTAGGCGGAGATAAACCTACTGAAGATACAGCTAAATCTAAGACTCTTCCTGGGGGTGAAGCTGAGCTTTTACATGAGCCAGAGTATCTCAGGCTGGATGGCCATGTTCGTAGACCGTCCACAGAGAGTGTTGGAAGTGACCTGAGTTCCATAAGAGCTAGTGAAAAATCAAACTTTGGGGTGTCTAATTTGTTTGGTGATGGCTCTGTCAACCATCCTGAAGGTGGTGAAACTTCTCGGTCCATGGATGCTCATATAAGCTCAGATGCACTATTTCCACGGAATTCACTACTTGCTCTACCGTCTGATCAGCgtctaaaattaaatagggTTCTTAATAACATGCAGCAGAGACTGACTGCTGCAAAAGCGGACACAGAGGATCTACTAGCTAGACTAAATCAGGAAGTTGCTGTGAGACAATTTTTGACTACAAAG GTAAAAGATTTGGAGGTAGAGCTTGAAACCACATCAGAGAACTGCAAAGAAAACATGCAACAAGCTGTTTTAAACGAAAAGGAAAGGTTCACTCAAATGCAGTGGGATATGGAGGAACTTCGAAAGCAGCTTTTGGAGACACAACTAAAATTGAAGTATGAACAG GACGAAAGGGCTCGTGCTGAGTCATCAAAAATGTCAATCATTCAGGAGAATGAAATGTTGCTGCAGGAGTTGGAGGTTGTGAGGGAACAGCTTGAGAACTTGCATAAACAACATGAGGAGTCAGAAGTGAAATCAAAAACAGATGTGAAGCTTCTTGTTAAAGAAGTCAAATCTCTTCGAAGCTCTCAATCAGAAGTGAAGCAGGAGCTTAGCCGCTTGATGAAGGAAAAGTTAGAAGTAGAG GGGGTTCTTCAAAAGGAAAAGCAGAGAATGGAGCATGCAGATATTGCAAATTTAAAGTTACTACACGAGTGCGAAATTCTTCGCAATCGGCTTCAAGAATGCAGCGTTAATTTCCTCAGTGAAGAGGAGGATAAATTGACTGTGGACACTTCATCACCATCTGATGCTGTAGATCTTTTAACAACATCTGACAATAGAATTGGGCTCCTTGTCGCAGAG ACCCAGCTACTTGCACAAGACATAGAAAGGTCTATGACTGGGTTGGACAAAACTTGCAATGCAAATGGCAGTGATCGGAGGAGTGATGATGAGTTGAGGCAAATGCTGACAGATATTTTTATCGACAATGCCAGATTGAGAATGCAGGTCAACACGGTAATTCGTTGTGCTCTCAACACATATGTAAAGTCTGATAATGACGACGGCAAAGAGGAAACTCCTTTGAGAAAAACTGTTCTAAGCAGATTCTTAGATAGGTAA
- the LOC107177206 gene encoding probable disease resistance protein At5g63020 yields MARVANAENQQMRQLNTVQGWLSRVEAVETEVGELMRDSSQEVDKLCPGGCCSKNCKSSFKFGKRVAKTLQLVNNLMGEGAFDAVAEKVRPPAVDQRPCEPTVGLESMFDKVWRCLGEEQVGIIGLYGMGGVGKTTLLTKINNKLLGAPNDFDVVIWVVVSKDLQLEKIQEKIGRRIGFLDESWKNGSLEDKASDILRILSKKKFLLLLDDIWERVDLTKVGVPFPDPENKSKIVFTTRFLEICGAMKAHEFLKVECLGPEDAWRLFRENLRRDVLDNHPDIPELARSVAKECAGLPLALITIGRAMACKKTPHEWHHAIQVLRRSSSEFPGMGKEVYPLLKFSHDSLPDDTIRSCLLYCGLFPEDYRIRKSELIDCWIGEGFLDQYDRSGAYNEGYYIIGILLHACLLEEEEGDIAEEKSGEHVVKMHDVIRDMVLWIACKIEKEKENFLVHAGLGLTEAPEIQNWRNVRRMSLMKNKIENLSETPTCPHLLSLFLSDNSLKMIAGDFFQFMPSLRVFNMSNNHLLWKLPSGISTLVSLEHLDLSGTAITHLPIELQKLVNLKCLNLEYMYNLNQFPRLVMSAFSKLQVLRMFDCGGSKIERLKSNVLFGGHQFLVEELMGMKHLMALTITLKSWEALQELLISQELQRCTQSLFLRCFNDSKSLDIFCLACLHNLNKLYVAGRKHLEDFQMTVQRSSVNQLARGFHSLHTVKVGFCFKLKDLTWLVFAPSLKSMVVLSCCNMEQIIKAEKLSQLHHHPERKKSVFAKLQFLSLENLRNLCCINWEALAFPNLKEIRVEGCPKLFKLPLDSNSAKGCKVVIKGEENWWKKLQWEDQDTQDAFLSCFKPAVNQRSWCEILN; encoded by the coding sequence ATGGCAAGAGTCGCCAATGCTGAGAACCAGCAAATGAGACAGCTCAACACCGTGCAAGGGTGGCTTTCAAGAGTGGAAGCTGTGGAAACTGAAGTTGGTGAACTGATGAGGGATAGCTCTCAAGAAGTTGATAAATTATGTCCGGGAGGCTGCTGTTCCAAGAACTGCAAGTCAAGCTTCAAGTTCGGGAAACGAGTGGCTAAGACGCTGCAGCTTGTGAATAATTTAATGGGTGAAGGAGCTTTTGATGCGGTCGCCGAGAAGGTACGGCCGCCTGCAGTGGACCAGAGGCCTTGTGAACCAACGGTGGGTTTGGAATCAATGTTTGATAAAGTATGGAGATGTCTTGGAGAAGAACAAGTGGGAATCATTGGCCTATATGGCATGGGGGGAGTCGGAAAGACTACTCTGTTAACCAAAATCAACAACAAGCTTCTTGGTGCACcaaatgattttgatgttgTGATCTGGGTGGTGGTGTCTAAAGATTTACAGCTTGAAAAGATTCAAGAGAAAATTGGAAGAAGAATCGGTTTTCTTGACGAATCATGGAAGAATGGAAGTCTTGAAGACAAAGCATCGGATATCTTGAGAATTTTGAGCAAGAAGaagtttttattgttattggaTGATATTTGGGAGCGCGTTGATTTAACTAAAGTGGGTGTTCCTTTTCCCGACCCAGAAAATAAATCCAAGATAGTCTTCACAACTCGTTTTCTTGAAATCTGTGGTGCAATGAAAGCTCACGAGTTCTTAAAAGTTGAGTGTTTGGGACCTGAGGATGCATGGAGATTGTTTCGTGAGAATCTCCGAAGAGATGTTCTTGACAACCATCCAGACATTCCTGAACTAGCCAGAAGTGTAGCTAAAGAGTGTGCTGGTTTGCCACTTGCACTCATTACCATCGGTCGCGCAATGGCTTGCAAGAAGACGCCTCACGAATGGCACCACGCAATTCAAGTTTTAAGAAGATCATCCTCAGAATTTCCAGGTATGGGAAAAGAGGTGTATCCTCTTCTAAAATTTAGTCATGACAGCTTGCCTGACGACACAATACGATCTTGTCTCTTATACTGTGGTTTATTTCCTGAAGATTATAGAATTCGTAAAAGTGAATTGATAGATTGTTGGATTGGTGAAGGATTTTTAGATCAATATGATAGAAGTGGAGCATATAATGAAGGATATTACATTATTGGTATTCTTCTTCATGCATGTCTactggaagaagaagaaggagacaTAGCAGAAGAGAAAAGTGGAGAACATGTTGTAAAGATGCACGATGTGATCCGTGACATGGTGTTATGGATAGCTTGTAAAATCGAGAAGGAGAAGGAAAACTTCTTAGTTCACGCAGGTCTTGGATTAACAGAAGCACCGGAGATTCAAAACTGGAGAAACGTTAGAAGAATGTccttgatgaaaaacaaaattgagaaTCTATCAGAAACTCCAACCTGCCCTCACCTTCTTTCCTTGTTTCTTAGCGACAATAGTTTGAAGATGATCGCAGGTGACTTCTTTCAATTTATGCCTTCTCTCAGAGTTTTCAATATGTCAAATAATCATTTGCTATGGAAATTACCATCAGGAATTTCAACATTAGTTTCACTCGAACATCTTGATTTATCCGGTACAGCCATTACCCATTTACCAATTGAGCTAcaaaaattggtaaatttgaaatgCCTGAACTTGGAGTACATGTATAATCTCAATCAATTTCCAAGGCTGGTGATGTCTGCATTTTCAAAGTTACAGGTATTGAGAATGTTTGATTGCGGTGGCTCCAAAATTGAAAGATTGAAAAGCAATGTTCTGTTTGGGGGTCATCAATTTTTGGTGGAGGAATTGATGGGCATGAAACATTTAATGGCGTTGACCATCACCTTGAAAAGTTGGGAAGCTCTCCAGGAACTTTTGATCTCCCAGGAATTGCAAAGATGTACTCAATCTCTTTTCCTCCGATGCTTCAACGATTCAAAGTCACTCGACATTTTCTGTTTAGCATGCCTACACAATCTCAATAAACTATACGTTGCTGGTCGTAAACATTTGGAAGATTTTCAGATGACTGTACAAAGATCATCAGTGAACCAATTAGCCCGTGGTTTCCACAGCCTTCACACAGTCAAAGTAGGCTTTTGCTTCAAGTTGAAGGACTTGACATGGCTCGTTTTTGCTCCAAGCCTCAAGTCCATGGTTGTATTAAGCTGCTGCAACATGGAGCAAATAATCAAAGCCGAAAAATTGAGTCAACTTCATCATCATCCAGAGAGGAAGAAGAGCGTTTTTGCAAAACTCCAATTTCTTAGCCTGGAAAATCTAAGAAATTTGTGTTGTATCAATTGGGAGGCCTTGGCCTTtccaaatttaaaggaaattaGAGTTGAAGGATGCCCCAAGCTTTTCAAGCTTCCTCTCGATTCTAACAGCGCAAAAGGGTGTAAAGTCGTTATCAAGGGAGAAGAAAACTGGTGGAAAAAACTACAGTGGGAGGATCAAGACACTCAAGATGCTTTTCTTTCTTGCTTTAAACCAGCTGTTAATCAGAGATCTTGGTGCGAAATTTTGAATTGA
- the LOC102616618 gene encoding signal recognition particle 54 kDa protein 2 — MVLAQLGGSISRAIQQMSNATIIDEKVLNECLNEITRALLQADVQFKLVREMQTNIKKIVNLDDLAAGHNKRRIIQQAIFNELCKMLDPGKPSFTPKKGKPSVIMFVGLQGSGKTTTCTKYAYYHQKKGWKPALVCADTFRAGAFDQLKQNATKAKIPFYGSYTESDPVRIAVEGVETFKKENCDLIIVDTSGRHKQEAALFEEMRQVSEATKPDLVIFVMDSSIGQAAFDQAQAFKQSVSVGAVIVTKMDGHAKGGGALSAVAATKSPVIFIGTGEHMDEFEVFDVKPFVSRLLGMGDWSGFMDKIHEVVPMDQQPELLQKLSEGNFTLRIMYEQFQNILKMGPIGQVFSMLPGFSSELMPKGREKESQAKIKRYMTMMDSMTNEELDSSNPKLMNDSRIMRIARGSGRQVREVMEMLEEYKRLAKIWSKMKGLKIPKKGEMSALSRNMNAQHMSKVLPQGMLKQIGGVGGLQNLMKQMGSTKDMMGMFGGGE; from the exons ATGGTGTTAGCACAGTTAGGAGGGAGCATATCCCGAGCGATACAGCAGATGAGCAATGCCACAATCATCGACGAGAAGGTCTTGAACGAATGCTTAAACGAGATCACGCGCGCTCTCTTGCAAGCAGATGTGCAGTTCAAGCTCGTCCGTGAAATGCAGACTAATATCAAGAAGATCGTCAATCTCGACGATCTTGCTGCTGGTCACAACAAGCGCAGAATCATCCAGCAG GCCATTTTTAACGAGCTCTGTAAAATGTTGGACCCTGGGAAACCTTCTTTCACTCCAAAGAAagggaagccaagtgttaTCATGTTTGTCGGTTTGCAAG GGTCGGGGAAAACTACTACATGTACAAAATATGCTtattatcatcaaaagaaAGGTTGGAAACCGGCTTTAGTCTGTGCTGATACATTCAGAGCTGGTGCTTTTGATCAGTTGAAGCAGAATGCCACCAAAGCTAAGATTCCATTTTATGGAAG CTACACAGAGTCTGATCCTGTGAGAATTGCAGTGGAAGGTgtggaaacatttaaaaaggaaaactgTGATCTCATAATTGTTGATACCAGTGGTCGCCATAAACAGGAAGCTGCTCTTTTTGAAGAGATGCGTCAAGTTTCTGAAGCAACG AAACCAGATCTTGTTATATTTGTTATGGATAGCAGTATTGGTCAAGCCGCATTTGATCAAGCTCAAGCATTCAAGCAAAGTGTTTCTGTTGGAGCTGTGATTGTTACTAAAATGGATGGTCATGCTAAGGGTGGTGGTGCTCTTAGTGC TGTTGCTGCCACAAAGAGTCCTGTGATTTTTATTGGTACTGGAGAACATATGGATGAGTTTGAAGTATTTGATGTTAAGCCATTTGTCAGCCGTCTTTTAG GCATGGGTGACTGGTCTGGATTTATGGACAAAATTCATGAAGTTGTTCCAATGGATCAACAGCCTGAGCTTTTGCAAAAGCTTTCAGAAGGGAACTTCACATTGAGAATTATGTATGAGCAGTTCCAAAACATACTGAAAATGGGTCCTATTGGCCAG GTTTTCTCTATGCTTCCAGGATTCAGTTCTGAATTAATGCCGAAAGGTCGTGAAAAGGAAAGCCAGGCAAAGATAAAGCGCTATATGACAATGATGGATTCTATGACAAATGAAG AGTTGGATAGTTCAAATCCTAAGCTCATGAATGATTCCCGAATTATGAGGATAGCACGGGGATCTGGTCGTCAAGTTAGAGAAGTAATGGAGATGCTGGAAGAGTATAAGCGTCTTGCCAAGATCTGGAGCAAAATGAAGGGTCTTAAGATTCCTAAGAAGGGTGAGATGAGTGCTTTGTCCCGAAATATGAATGCACAACACATGAGCAAAGTTCTTCCCCAGGGGATGTTGAAGCAGATCGGTGGAGTGGGTGGTTTACAGAACTTGATGAAGCAAATGGGTTCTACCAAAGATATGATGGGCATGTTTGGAGGGGGTGAGtag